A window from Lytechinus pictus isolate F3 Inbred chromosome 9, Lp3.0, whole genome shotgun sequence encodes these proteins:
- the LOC129268555 gene encoding uncharacterized protein LOC129268555, with product MLRLPSICRRARAQAPVTAFACRALIGESTPEFRGRASPCNRPFLLNTVSFHTNFVLSSPVPDLPDFNTSVNIHEHKLKRPVKPTKNTNAQTQKKKERVKMGSLIPETLKEMDNDEEFKITARKLKQMGQAKLTREERKKRQRALDNLGVPNFRDFLKQYHHEDTGEKCSSLLRKIDIEILQLNIGLYCNQACNHCHVESSPRRKEMMDRETAEKCIDILEKSPNVHTLDLTGGAPELCSQFRYLATEGRRLGRKVIDRCNLTALLEPGQEDTPEFMAELGVTVIASLPCYSAKNVNLQRGSQVFQRSVVALQTLNELGYGQPGSGLELHLVYNPLGGFLPPPQGPLEQKYKEELGEAFGIKFNNLFTITNVPVKRFTDFLVRRNELEDYMNMLVRNFNPAAVEGLMCRNYINVGWDGRIFDCDLNQQLDLSSRRPLNIQSDTTGHAIPSGLKGPSVWDITSATDIVDLGIVTDNHCFGCTAGSGSSCQGATV from the exons ATGCTTCGCTTGCCTTCCATTTGCAGGCGAGCGCGAGCTCAAGCTCCAGTAACTGCCTTTGCCTGTCGGGCCTTGATCGGTGAATCGACGCCAGAGTTCCGGGGAAGAGCGAGTCCATGCAACCGCCCCTTTCTTTTGAACACCGTGTCATTCCATACAAACTTCGTTTTGAGCAGTCCTGTTCCAGATTTGCCAGATTTTAATACCAGTGTGAATATCCATGAACACAAGCTGAAAAGACCTGTTAAGCCAACAAAAAACACAAATGCACAGacacagaagaaaaaagaacgGGTGAAAATG GGCTCCCTCATCCCAGAGACTCTGAAGGAGATGGATAATGATGAAGAATTTAAGATCACAGCCCGGAAGCTCAAGCAGATGGGACAGGCCAAACTGACgagggaagagagaaagaagaggcAGAGGGCACTGGACAACCTGGGCGTTCCAAACTTCAGAGATTTCCTCAAGCAGTATCATCATGAAGACACAGGAG AGAAGTGCTCATCCCTCCTGCGAAAGATCGATATTGAGATCCTACAATTGAACATCGGTCTTTACTGTAACCAGGCCTGCAACCACTGCCACGTTGAATCTTCTCCTCGACGGAAGGAGATGATGGATCGGGAGACGGCTGAGAAGTGCATTGATATCCTGGAAAAGAGTCCCAACGTTCATACACTTGATCTTACAG GCGGGGCTCCAGAGCTGTGTTCTCAGTTTCGCTACCTAGCGACCGAGGGTCGGAGACTGGGTCGTAAGGTCATCGACCGCTGCAACTTGACCGCCTTACTGGAGCCAGGTCAAGAGGACACTCCCGAGTTCATGGCCGAGCTTGGGGTCACTGTCATAGCATCACTTCCATGTTACAG tgccAAGAATGTCAACCTACAGAGGGGAAGTCAAGTCTTCCAACGCAGCGTCGTGGCATTACAAACCCTGAATGAGCTTGGCTATGGGCAACCCGGGAGCGGTCTGGAATTACATCTGGTTTATAACCCTCTAG GTGGTTTCCTCCCACCCCCTCAGGGTCCATTGGAGCAGAAGTACAAGGAGGAGCTAGGTGAAGCCTTCGGTATCAAGTTTAATAACCTCTTCACAATCACCAATGTCCCTGTCAAAAGGTTTACAGATTTCCTGGTTAGAAG GAACGAGTTGGAAGACTACATGAACATGCTGGTTCGTAACTTCAACCCGGCGGCTGTTGAAGGTCTCATGTGCAGGAACTACATCAATGTTGGTTGGGATGGACGCATCTTTGACTGCGATCTCAACCAGCAGCTGGACCTGTCAAGCAGAAGACCTCTAAATATCCAATCAG ATACTACTGGACATGCCATTCCAAGCGGACTGAAAGGACCCAGCGTTTGGGATATCACATCAGCTACTGACATCGTCGACCTCGGAATCGTGACCGACAACCACTGCTTCGGTTGCACAGCCGGTAGCGGGTCAAGCTGCCAGGGGGCGACGGTTTAA